Genomic segment of Coffea arabica cultivar ET-39 chromosome 1e, Coffea Arabica ET-39 HiFi, whole genome shotgun sequence:
GATTGGGTTTCATTATGGTAAGTCACTTGTAAAGCAATGAATTCAGATAATATGaatttttgttatatttttgttGCTTCGTCATTATTATTATGTATGCTGAGCCTTGTCCCCAAGACACACTGCAGGGGAAACCCAAAGTTTAATTTTCACAAGTACATGATTCGCGCTCTAGAAGATGATTTCAAGACTGTTGTTGGCATAAGGCAAGTTACATTTATAGATATAAGCATAAGATTCATGTGGCATGTCTCATATTTTTAGGCGGATCAATATAGACTTCCTTTTGCCCTTCCACTGGAATTGGTCTTGCTAATTAGCACTTGACATCTGATTCTCTTTGCTGCAGTTGGTATTTGTGGATTTTTGTGGTTGTATTCCTGTTGTTGAACGTCAATGGTAGGCTACTTTATccttgcatgcatgcatgcatctTCAGCTCAATATATCAGATCTCAGTACTTGTGTATGTGTCATTACAGGAGTGGTCCGTGATTCTCTCCCTTCTTCCAGTTCTTGTAGAATTGAGCCTTCTATTAGGGTCTCAACTTGGGATCATGATACTTTGCCTCCCCGATTTTCTAATATAGATTTATCAAAATGTTATTTAGTTTCTCTATTGAACTGCTCTTCACGAAAAATTGTCTTTTGCCTGGTGGTGCAGTATTTAAGAGCTTTTCCAAATAAAATAGATTGTTTCCATTTGATTACTCATGTAACTGTTGGTTGTGCAGGTTGGCATACTTACTTTTGGATAGCATTTATTCCTTTCATTGTAAGTGGACACATTAAGATTGTTACACTGTAGTTATCTAAGTTACATATGAACAGATGCTTATATCTTGTAAAATTAGATTCCAGACCAATTGAACTTGTTAACGTGCATGTTGGATTTGACTGCTCTTACATTAAATGCCCGGAGAATCCTCCATTGTTTCTGTCATCACTTTGTGTTGGTTGATTATGTATACTGCACCTGCTTGAGTTGGcatattttgtttgattgatgattttctgtTATCCGTTTTTCAGCTTCTTCTTGCTGTTGGCACAAAGTTGGAGCACATAATTTCTCAGTTGGCTCATGAGGTTGCTGAGAAGCACGTAGCTATAGAAGGTGAATTAGCAGTACAGCCTTCGGATGATCACTTTTGGTTCCACCGACCCCAAATTGTCCTATTCTTGATACATTTCATTCTCTTCCAAAATGCATTtgagattgcatttttcttctggATATGGGTAAGGTCATCTTCAACCATCTCACCCGACAATTGAGCTTTCCATTGCCCTGTTTAGTGATGTGTAGAGGTCCCAATTATCTGTAGGTTCAATATGGCTTTGACTCTTGCATTATGGGGCAAGTCCGTTACATTGTCCCCAGGCTCATCATAGGGTAAGGCCATTTACACTTGCTCTCGCCCTTTCATCATTTCGGTGTCATCCACGTCAGTTTCTCGTTGATTACACGGTTTGTTGCATGGTGCTTGATGACACACAGTTTGGTTGTTCCAGGGTTTTTATTCAGGTACTCTGCAGTTACAGCACCTTGCCGCTTTATGCAATTGTTACTCAGGTCAGTTCTGCTGCAATACTTCTGATTAACCTAATTCATGGACGGTTGAGTTTCATATTAACCTGAATCTCTCTGTCTCCTCCAACATCTACAATGTAGATGGGCACCCATTTCAAGAAGTCAATATTTGATGAACATGTGCAAGTTGGCCTTCTTGGATGGGCTCAGAAGGTGAAACAAAAGAAGGGATTGAAGGGTCCACTTGGTGGAGCGAACCAAAGAAATTCAACTGAGGGTTCTAGCGCGGGAGTACAGATGGGTGGAATTGGGCGTAAGGAACCAGAAGATGTATAGCTTCAAATGGCTTCTTGGAGAACTGAAGAGGAATGTTGTACTTTGGGTTTAGTCTAAGAGCATCTTTGTAGGAACTTCGTGTGTCACCATTTCCCGAGTTTGATACTCCGGATGAGCATTATTTGGAATGCCCGAGCCTGAAATATCTGATCCCCAGATGGTATCATgtttataagaatttttttgtttattgcGTTTACAAAGGTGCGAACCTGAACGTCATATGAAACTGTGCTTGCTCAATCCAATCAAGAATTCTCAAACAAAATcccaattttttcattttttcccaaaattgaCAAAGAACGCGATTTCGAGGACTCGTCAACTTAGGAGTCTGGCGAAGAAATTGTAGGTGAGAGATTTTTGTTCGAGActacttataaaaaaaaaaaatgcaaacaaattgCTTAGGAGTCCAAATGAAACATGCTGCTAAACCCCAAAAACCAAACAGAAGCTCAAAGGAAAGGACCGCCTTAGCTCTCCTAAACCACAATGTAAATCTGTCGCCCCTGCTGCGACAAATCCCAGCAGCCGCCGCGACCAAAAGCTCCtttgcaataataataataatatgtgaATTTTTAATGTCTGCTTTGTTTCTAACACTGAAAAAGGCCCTTTCCACCAAGAGCATCGGCCTCCGGCCCACCTGATGAAATGTCCCAGCTTTTGCGGAGTagcaattattattattattattattattatttctttaaAACTAGCAGGGTATGTATAAAACATACTCAATTTCATACTAGTGGAAGATACCACGACAACAATAATCTTTTCTCACCATTAATTACTTTGGCATTAAAAAATGGGCATGTAAAATTGTGGGCTTTGTAGCCAAGGCCAGTTGCTTGCGTCCTCAATAACATTCTAAATATCACTACTAGTATAAAATTtcgtagaaaaaaaaatttatattctccttttatattttattaatagttctttaaataataaaaatggtTATAAAGAAgtgttataaaaaataaaagcttttttttttcattcctcCCACCTTACCATCTAACCCAATCCTCTTCAAATAAAAGCATAACTACCATTAAGGTGCATTTTTAACTGAAAGTTTATAATctattcaaatgatgaatttgctAAAGCTCGTATAAACAATACATGATCATAAAAGTTCAAGAAatacatgaatttttttttgcatggaAATTAGCAAAACGTTTACAATAAGATCATTATTGTGTATTAGACACTAATACTACAAGAAATTAATTGTGATTGTcccaaagaaaaaataaataaaaaggccaaaaagCCTACAATAGTTATCAAATAAAACCAACGCTGCAAGAGCGTGAGTCAAAATTTCATGTAAAAGAATATCTACCATTTTGTGGTTTTGCTAACTTTTGAAGATGAAACTATAGAAATCCGTGAAGTAGAATTCTCATCTTATTGAATTTGTGAAAAAACGTTTTCTATAAAcacatttatttattatttttttattttacatacattaaatcgttataataattttttttttacaaaaagttTTCTACACCAAATCGTTaccctatattttttttttacaaaaatttcaaaaaaattgagACTGATCATTTGTTTAGGCAAACTGGTTGCTCGTCTCATCActctttatttatctattttctgTCTGTCACATGCATGTTCTTCAGCATTTGCTCACGGGATATTAAAttgtttcaaataatatttctcttacatcataaacacattttttaatccatatttttatattcccaactacctttttatctcatatacatcacatcacaaaaagtactacagtaattattccaaataatatttcaaataatactctatccaaacaaaccccgAGCTTTTTGATGCTTTCCCCATAAATTAATATGGGTAGTGTTTaacaagtgagttttttggatatttgtctaaaattttactgtaacttactgtagaagtttttaaaaaaatttttgaaatgtgttttttttaatattttgaagtatatagtttaaaattttttgaggtcACTGTAGctagaatttttaaaaaacttggcaaaaaactttTCTGCCAAACAAAGGAGTTTCttaatgtcttttttttttggtgtatttaatttctcaattcaCAACGTAGAATTGTGAGTTGGAGTTAAAAGTGAAATGAGAGTGGGGAAAAAGTGCATATGCTGATATGCATCGCGCTCACTCCCACTTTGAAATCCGTTCTTCAGCTGCCGGATACATCACGCATTCACACACACTCCGCAACCGCCGCACTCCGCCCACAACTGTATCTATGGACGATATCATTGGCAATACCCAGAACACCGTAGCTCCTTCCGACCAGAGCAAGAAGAAGAGACCTCGACGAGTTGTCAGACCAAAACCCAAGTCGACCCAGGTCGAAAAATCGGACGACATTGAAGATATTAATTTCACCAAAGACGAAACGCTGGAAATTAGGGCATCGCTCTTGAAATGGTACGACGAAAACCAGAGGGACCTCCCCTGGCGAAGAATCAGCAGCAAAGGAGAGGATGAGGAGGATAATGAGGATATGGAGGAGAGTGAGAAGAGGGCGTATGCGGTGTGGGTTTCAGAGGTGATGCTTCAGCAGACTAGGGTTCAGACTGTGATTGATTATTTCAATAAATGGATGACCAAATGGCCCACCCTTAGTCACCTTGCTCAAGCTTCTCTTGAGGTCTGTATTTGCTTTGATTAGCTTTAagttattctcttttttctttctttggctTAAAATTGTGGCTTTGTTGAAGGAGGTGAACGAGATGTGGGCAGGCTTGGGGTACTACAGACGAGCTCGTTTTTTACTTGAGGTCAGCTTTTTATTCACTCTACTTCAATTGCTTGATCAATCTCCAATCAAACATGTCAGATTTTAGCTGATTGATTTTTGAGTCCTCCTTGCAGCGAGGGTACGACCAAgctctttctattttttatttttattttttaatcttcTTCTTCCTGATATAGTTTTGGCTCGTGTTAGAGAGCGACTCGTTGGTTAGCGGGTATACTTGTTTGTTTCTAAGgcgtaaattttaattttgcaaCAATAATGTGTACTTGTACCTACTTTGTTGCAtcccagattttttttttcggaacaCTTTTTTGGGATAAAGTAGGCAATGAGGAGGTGGATGACACAATGATGAGTTTGCGGAAGAAATAATTGTCCATTAGGATGTCTTTTGCATCTAGGGTTCTTTGACAACTTGGTGACTTCGTGTTCTGCATGTAGAGTGTTGGTTTTGTTTGCACAATAAGCTTCTATATAATCAAAAGCAGATAGTATTTCTCTTATATTTTGCAAATAGAGTTGTGAGTAGGGTGCAAAAATGATAGTTGAAGAAGGAGGTGGATTTCCAAAAGCAGTTCCTGCTCTTCGGAAGGTCAAGGGAATTGGAGAATACACAGCTGGTGCAATTGCCTCAATTGCATTCAAGGAGGTGGATAACTTTTTGGTTTTATTGAACTGTATTCTATACCACTTTTGTGTTTGCTCAGTAACAAATGAACTACATAGGTAGTGCCTGTTGTTGATGGGAATGTGGTCAGGGTCATTGCTAGACTAAAAGCTGTATCTACAAATCCAAAAGAAGCTGTAGCAGTCAAGAACACGTGGTGAGGTTTTGCCAATAAAACAAACATGTTCTCTTTAAGCTTTCTTGCATGTTATTGCAAACTAGAATAAGCTCTTGCTCTCTGTCTGAATTTTTACTCATTAAAAAAAACCACGTTCATCCAAATAGGTTTCCCTTCTTTAGCCTAAAAGGAAAATATCTCATGGCATTAACCAATGATGTCTTGTCTAGAATCCAAAAAAGAGTTTGATTACTCAAGCTCTTTGAAATCTAATTTGGAGAGAGTGACAACAAAATTTATGTTTGCATTCTGTTTTAAAGGTTGCTGTTACTTGTTTCAAAGTTTAGTATTGTCACTATTTTATTTTGTAACTAAGATGCTATGGTTTCTGAAGTAGTAATAATGGTAAGAAACTTGGACAGAAATCTGGGTGCTTGGAATATCTGCATTTTTCTTTGGCATAACAATATCATACTTTTTGGAGTATGATTACCTTCGAAACAGCATATGTAAAGATTAATGGTAAGCTTATTTGTATCAGGAAGCTTGCAGGGCAGTTAGTGGATTTATGTAGGCCTGGAGATTTCAATCAGGCTCTTATGGAACTCGGTGCAACAGTTTGCACACCTTCAAGTCCAAGTTGCAATGAATGTCCTATCTCAACCAAATGCCGTGCTCTGTTGCTCTCAAGATGTCACGACTCTGTACAAGTTACTGATTATCCAATGAAAATTGTTAAGGCAAAACAGAGGAGTGACTTTGCTGCTGTAACTGTTGTCGAAGTACTGGAAGGTCCTCGTATGAAGGATGAAGCTCATCCTAACAGTAAGTTTATTCTTGTCAAGCGGGCAGATAAAGGTCTACTTGCTGGCCTCTGGGAATTTCCTTCTGTTTTGTTGGATGGAGAAGCTGACTCAGTCACCAGAAGAGATGCAATTGACCATTATCTGAAGTCGGCATTCGATCTTGATCCTACAAAGTCCTGTGATATTATTTCAAGGGAAGATGTTGGAGAATATGTCCATGTCTTTACCCACATTCGTCTCAAGATGTACGTAGAGTGGATGGTGTTACATGTAAAAGGTTAGTCGTCTCTCAGCCTTTCTCCACCTTTGCCAAAAAATAATTATGCATTGCTGAACGTCCAGTTTTATTCTGATATATCATTTTCTTTCTGTTGACATAATAAGGTTTCAAGAAACTTTGGAATAAAAAGCAGGGTGAAGATGATATCAACTGGAAATTTGTTGATCGGCAGACTCTATCGTGTATGGGATTGACTTCAGGAGTAAGAAAGGTAACATCAAAAGATAATATTGCACTATACGTTTAGATAGCTGGATTGATTGACTTCAGGAGTAAGAAAGGTAACATCAAAAGATAATATTGCAGTATACGTTTAGATAGCTGGATTGAAGAAAACAATCTCGTCTTTGGAAATGTGACAACTTACTAAATCATTTTCAGAAGGAGAAGACCTGAAAGTGGCTTGTGTAAACAAATGCCCAAAGACCAAGTAAAAAGCCTTGGGGCAATAACAGATATCAACAACTACTATGAGGCAACCCTAATATCTCCAATGTGTTTGTCTTGGTTTTAGAGGCTTGATTAGTTATTAATATTTCTTTCTGTTTGCCTTCAGTAGTGTTGGTTGACCTGTTAAGGCAAAGAGTTGATCTACCTGAATAAGTGCCATATATGCACTATCTGTTTTGGTAGCATCTATACCATTCTTGATTGAAGTAGTATTTCTTCGTTaaaaatatacttaaaatattcatttttgtttGGTGTATGAATTTTATCCgtcttttttgcattttttttattgtatttttgtcaaattttgaaGATTGTCGTCTATGACTAGTAATTTTTTACTTGATTTAGGTCTATGGTATGATTGAGAACTACAAGCAGAGAACGTCGAGTTCCCTCCCAGCAAGAGCAAGGTCAAGAAAAGGGTCTGGGAAGTCAAAAAACTGGAAGTAGCAGGTTACCATTGTTTTGAACAGCAAGAGAAGACAATGTCCATAGCTGAGATTTCTTTTGGTAGGGGGTGATTGCATTGGATATTGAACATGACAGACAAATCCTAGTTTATGTCTCTGCTTCATTCTCTTTTTGTATTGTCTGTGGGTGAGTCGTAATGCTTACTCTTAAATCTGTTGAGGGGAACCTTCAGAATGTACTATCTATGAGATCATTTTGTAGGTATAGAGTGTTTTCAAGATATCCATCCTTATTGGCCATAGTTGAAATCCATTTTAGTTAACGTTAACAAATGATTTAGATTAATCTGAGTGCACACTTGAAGAAAAGCAGATTTTTCGTCATCAAGCTGGTTTTCCCACTGAAGTGTAGAAAAGCATTGAAAGGGACCAAGTTCTTCCACTTCGGAGATTTGAATGGGACACTTTGATCTGGGGGCGAATGTCAGTGCTCGTACAGTTCTCAAAGAGTAAAGATGTGAATAAAGACAGGCTTTTATTGACAACTAATGGGATGAACGTCTTTTATATGGTTGGACATAATTCTCAATATGGGGCCGGGCTGGCTGTAGAGCAATTGAAGagaacacaaaaagaaaaaaaaaaaacattatggTTGAGTTGTTACATATTGGGCAATGggattttgtttttcttgggcAACGAAGAATTTGAGCAGTATTCCTTGTTGAGATGTTTCACAGAAAACGTTTCATACTTTTCAGGTGGAAATAGTTCAACCTAAAATCGTGGCGCTTTACCTAGACTTGTTCACCTTTATCTTGGGCGAACCTAAAATCGTGGCGCTTTATCTAGTACGCGCGCCAGATTTGTTCACCTTTATCTTTGGTGGGGCTTTAGTTCTTTTGTAGTCTTTACAGCCACAATTTCATCATAGCCAAAGCGGTGTAAAGATTTGACTGCATCTTTTTGTTTTTACTGTTTTATGTACCAAATATTAATCGTGAAGGGAACTAGTGGCCATTTATTCTCTGAACTCTGAAACAGTGTGTGGACGACAAAGTTCTCTCTTTCGACGAATaatcaaaattcaagaaaattacaaTTCGTTTCTATGGGTTTGGTTCTCCCACTGCTTCCTGCTTGTCTCTGTAAAAGCTTTCCTCCCGCTGATAACTAAAAGATTGTGTCGTCTCGTCTCTTACAGATAACCAGCCAGTTACACCTCCCTCTCACCATCGGGCCGGGGAGGTAGCAAAGAGAAGACACCAATATTGAAGCACTTAAGATGCTTCATTAGTTATCAGAAACTAAAGGAGAAATTTTGGCCACCGGCTCTGTCTCTCTCCCAGGTCATCCAAGAAATGACAACAATGGCTGCCACAGCAGGAGGATCAATTGCAGTGTCCAGCTTTATTTCATCTTCTAATTTCAGCCAAAAAGCAAAACCCACCTCCACACTTTCACTATCGGTACGTCAAACatttatttcttcattagtTTCAACGCTCTGGTCTGCTGCCCGCTGGATTCTTCTGCTATTGAATCTTGCTCTGAAACTAGATTTTGTGTTTGTCAGATGGTTACTAGTAAATCCTTAATAATTAGCCGCAGAGTTGCCTGTTTTGCCGTTCAAGAATCATCCGCTGCGGCTGCTGCAGGTGAATTTTCTGCATATAATACTACTATTGGTTTTACTTTCCTTGGTGTTCTTCTACTATGATTTAGTTTCATTCTCAAGCATGCCATTGCACGACGCTCTATTCAATTCAGAGAGTAGGACTAGTGTTCCTAGAACTGGTCTTGCCTTCCGCATATATATTCACAATTGTTAAAATCAGTTGCTGCTGAAACAAaggagaaggaggaggagaagcAGGAGGAGGGTACAAAAGAGGCAGCGACGGCTGAAGCAACAACTCCTGCTGCGAAAAAGGCTCCAGCAAAAGCTCCTCCGAAGCCCTTGCCTCAGTTGATGGAGGAGGAAGTCATTCCTTCGCTGACAGAAACTTTGGAAGCGCGAGAAGATATTACCCAACTCGAGCTATCTTTTCAGGACAACAAGGTCTGTTCTGTATCGTGCCGTAGTAATTGGGCTATCTTCTTGTTTTCCAAACGTTCAATCAACAACGGGAAAATCTCAACATTCGctaattttggaatttttgttgattgataAAATCATCACAGCTGGAAGGTTGTTTCCTGAAAAAGGGCTTTCCTTATTCATTTTGGGCATTCTTCCCCGATGGCAATCTAACAGGTAAGAGCGTTTAACCTCTTTGTTTACAGCATTGCGTCGGTGCAAAGTAAAGCTAAATTTGCGTTCGAAACAAATGACCAAACTCTTCTGTTCAAACAGGCCCCAGAGGTTTTTCCCTTTCCTCGTATGGTTCAGGAGTAA
This window contains:
- the LOC113712571 gene encoding MLO-like protein 1 isoform X1, with amino-acid sequence MSGGGEAEGTTLEFTPTWVVAAVCTVIVSLSLAAERILHYTGKYLKHKNQKPLYEALQKVKEELMLLGFISLLLTVFQGSIVKLCVKESVTLHLLPCSSNERNGSSHTIPETPAHRRLLAEGSANAGYCAAKHKVPLLSVEALHHLHIFIFVLAIVHVTFSVLTVVFGGAKIRQWKHWEDSIAKDNYDSQHVLKPKITHVHQHDFIKNRFLGLERHSRILGWFHSFCKQFYGSVTKSDYVALRLGFIMTHCRGNPKFNFHKYMIRALEDDFKTVVGISWYLWIFVVVFLLLNVNGWHTYFWIAFIPFILLLAVGTKLEHIISQLAHEVAEKHVAIEGELAVQPSDDHFWFHRPQIVLFLIHFILFQNAFEIAFFFWIWVQYGFDSCIMGQVRYIVPRLIIGVFIQVLCSYSTLPLYAIVTQMGTHFKKSIFDEHVQVGLLGWAQKVKQKKGLKGPLGGANQRNSTEGSSAGVQMGGIGRKEPEDV
- the LOC113712571 gene encoding MLO-like protein 1 isoform X2, yielding MLLGFISLLLTVFQGSIVKLCVKESVTLHLLPCSSNERNGSSHTIPETPAHRRLLAEGSANAGYCAAKHKVPLLSVEALHHLHIFIFVLAIVHVTFSVLTVVFGGAKIRQWKHWEDSIAKDNYDSQHVLKPKITHVHQHDFIKNRFLGLERHSRILGWFHSFCKQFYGSVTKSDYVALRLGFIMTHCRGNPKFNFHKYMIRALEDDFKTVVGISWYLWIFVVVFLLLNVNGWHTYFWIAFIPFILLLAVGTKLEHIISQLAHEVAEKHVAIEGELAVQPSDDHFWFHRPQIVLFLIHFILFQNAFEIAFFFWIWVQYGFDSCIMGQVRYIVPRLIIGVFIQVLCSYSTLPLYAIVTQMGTHFKKSIFDEHVQVGLLGWAQKVKQKKGLKGPLGGANQRNSTEGSSAGVQMGGIGRKEPEDV
- the LOC113712580 gene encoding adenine DNA glycosylase — its product is MHRAHSHFEIRSSAAGYITHSHTLRNRRTPPTTVSMDDIIGNTQNTVAPSDQSKKKRPRRVVRPKPKSTQVEKSDDIEDINFTKDETLEIRASLLKWYDENQRDLPWRRISSKGEDEEDNEDMEESEKRAYAVWVSEVMLQQTRVQTVIDYFNKWMTKWPTLSHLAQASLEEVNEMWAGLGYYRRARFLLEGAKMIVEEGGGFPKAVPALRKVKGIGEYTAGAIASIAFKEVVPVVDGNVVRVIARLKAVSTNPKEAVAVKNTWKLAGQLVDLCRPGDFNQALMELGATVCTPSSPSCNECPISTKCRALLLSRCHDSVQVTDYPMKIVKAKQRSDFAAVTVVEVLEGPRMKDEAHPNSKFILVKRADKGLLAGLWEFPSVLLDGEADSVTRRDAIDHYLKSAFDLDPTKSCDIISREDVGEYVHVFTHIRLKMYVEWMVLHVKGFKKLWNKKQGEDDINWKFVDRQTLSCMGLTSGVRKVYGMIENYKQRTSSSLPARARSRKGSGKSKNWK
- the LOC113712596 gene encoding uncharacterized protein → MTTMAATAGGSIAVSSFISSSNFSQKAKPTSTLSLSMVTSKSLIISRRVACFAVQESSAAAAAVAAETKEKEEEKQEEGTKEAATAEATTPAAKKAPAKAPPKPLPQLMEEEVIPSLTETLEAREDITQLELSFQDNKLEGCFLKKGFPYSFWAFFPDGNLTGPRGFSLSSYGSGVSTVEPFLVDEKRITAKHVVFWVRKRLAAQGIIPVWKE